In Levilactobacillus brevis, a single genomic region encodes these proteins:
- a CDS encoding Rrf2 family transcriptional regulator, translating into MANTQLSDTIHVLVYIAYFKGKKITSQEMASSLETSPSLIRKIMANLKRSHLLAPTHGPTQLALAVDPAEITLRDVYATLPGQAPLLKVDDHTSQKCPIGQTMPTVLAHYYSEIQAAAEAKMAKITLQDILNDVTLMQRLTAE; encoded by the coding sequence ATGGCCAACACCCAATTGAGTGATACGATTCATGTTCTGGTCTACATCGCTTACTTTAAAGGCAAAAAAATCACGAGTCAGGAGATGGCCAGTAGCCTCGAAACCTCACCTAGCCTGATTCGTAAAATCATGGCAAATCTGAAGCGTAGTCATCTACTCGCTCCCACGCACGGGCCAACCCAACTGGCTTTGGCGGTCGATCCGGCAGAGATTACGCTCCGTGACGTGTACGCCACGCTCCCCGGTCAAGCGCCGCTGCTCAAAGTCGACGACCACACCTCGCAGAAATGTCCGATTGGGCAGACCATGCCAACGGTTCTGGCGCATTACTACAGCGAGATTCAGGCCGCGGCCGAAGCCAAGATGGCCAAGATCACCTTACAAGATATCTTAAACGACGTGACCCTCATGCAACGCTTAACCGCAGAATAG
- a CDS encoding 6-carboxytetrahydropterin synthase encodes MKKQRTYKIKSYVNASHAVRWKSGTGKKHNHTWEIVCELHVFEGMVSFFDIEKSLNKAIDELSGKYLNDLPEFKVINPTVENVTEYLFNEIDGILRQNNAVLLRIEVSDSPTRSYCIDVTERQFPTLAEVQSEGDQPTEDHG; translated from the coding sequence ATGAAGAAGCAACGAACCTACAAGATTAAATCATACGTCAATGCGAGTCACGCCGTCCGGTGGAAGTCGGGAACGGGGAAGAAGCACAACCATACCTGGGAAATCGTGTGTGAACTTCACGTGTTCGAGGGGATGGTGTCCTTCTTTGACATTGAGAAATCGTTGAACAAGGCAATCGATGAATTATCCGGGAAGTACCTAAATGATTTGCCGGAATTCAAGGTGATTAATCCGACCGTAGAAAATGTGACGGAGTATCTATTTAACGAAATTGACGGGATTCTACGGCAGAATAACGCCGTGCTCCTGCGCATCGAGGTCAGTGATTCCCCAACTCGGTCGTACTGCATCGACGTGACGGAACGGCAATTTCCGACGCTGGCAGAAGTACAGTCGGAAGGAGACCAGCCGACGGAGGATCACGGCTAG
- a CDS encoding NAD(P)-binding domain-containing protein: MAAITIFGKGNMGQAIGDVFTQGGNQVNFIDSKDTVENLGEIVVLAVPFNAALSIAKANQAALAGKVVVDITNPLNFETWDELVVPADSSAAAQIAAALPDSKVVKAFNTTFAATLKSRQVGDQQTTVMAASDDDAAKQTLAAALTDSGVAFVDAGSLKRARELESFGFLQMTLAANEKIGWTGGFAVEK; this comes from the coding sequence ATGGCAGCAATTACGATTTTTGGTAAAGGAAATATGGGTCAAGCAATCGGTGACGTGTTCACCCAGGGTGGCAATCAGGTTAACTTCATTGACTCCAAGGATACCGTTGAAAATCTCGGTGAAATTGTGGTGCTGGCCGTACCTTTCAATGCCGCGTTGAGCATTGCGAAGGCCAACCAGGCCGCATTAGCCGGCAAGGTTGTCGTGGATATTACCAACCCACTGAACTTTGAAACATGGGACGAATTAGTCGTTCCGGCCGACAGTTCCGCTGCTGCGCAAATTGCCGCCGCTTTACCAGATTCTAAGGTGGTTAAAGCATTCAACACAACCTTTGCCGCAACACTGAAAAGCCGTCAGGTAGGCGACCAACAGACGACGGTTATGGCCGCTAGTGACGATGACGCCGCCAAGCAGACGTTAGCCGCAGCCTTAACCGATAGTGGTGTCGCCTTTGTTGACGCAGGCTCTCTGAAGCGGGCTCGTGAGTTGGAAAGCTTTGGCTTCTTGCAAATGACGCTGGCCGCTAATGAAAAGATTGGCTGGACCGGTGGCTTTGCGGTCGAAAAGTAA
- a CDS encoding GGDEF domain-containing protein, whose product MTWSHWQVPPFTTSVFFVLGVLTFYWVSYNWLISWTHAHQFNVSDESIRTWYGLIYMIVFVFGIQSLIVGQSYAWEFMNFELIAITFCAYFLNVRISYLLLFPIILVYMVFDGSLGYWQSWAHAITLFIFFVALNVAHTRFQGARHAVIPYLAIILPFGGLLWFWMKLKFGFSWGTLGEEWLYLMIFETLLYIYVSMLSHDAALKIQLAKFASHDALTQTGNFAAYTEDIERLFRRSSQRGQALSMMMFDIDHFKAINDTYGHSIGDNVLREVAATVQTVLAANDPHVKFYRTGGEEFNLLFPGYDVDATKTIVDQIFTAINHLEVPAGDDVVRLSVSVGVSAITTDDKAPMDFYNRVDRNLYHSKRHGRMQITVA is encoded by the coding sequence ATGACTTGGTCTCATTGGCAGGTGCCGCCGTTTACCACCAGCGTGTTTTTTGTCCTGGGCGTTCTGACGTTCTACTGGGTGTCGTACAATTGGCTCATCTCGTGGACCCATGCCCATCAATTCAACGTTTCCGATGAATCGATTCGGACGTGGTATGGCCTGATTTATATGATTGTTTTTGTTTTCGGCATCCAGTCGTTAATCGTTGGCCAAAGCTACGCGTGGGAATTTATGAATTTCGAATTAATTGCGATTACCTTCTGCGCGTATTTCCTGAATGTCCGAATTTCCTATCTACTCCTGTTCCCCATTATTCTGGTCTATATGGTCTTCGACGGTTCTCTAGGCTATTGGCAGTCGTGGGCGCATGCGATTACCTTATTTATCTTCTTCGTGGCGTTAAACGTCGCCCATACGCGGTTTCAAGGGGCACGGCACGCGGTAATCCCGTATCTGGCGATTATCCTACCGTTTGGTGGACTTCTGTGGTTCTGGATGAAACTGAAGTTTGGTTTTTCGTGGGGAACGCTGGGCGAAGAGTGGCTGTATCTGATGATCTTTGAAACGCTGCTCTACATCTATGTCTCCATGCTGTCACACGATGCGGCGCTTAAGATTCAACTGGCTAAATTTGCCAGTCACGACGCACTCACCCAGACCGGTAACTTTGCGGCGTATACCGAAGACATCGAGCGTCTGTTTCGACGGAGTAGTCAGCGGGGGCAAGCCCTGTCGATGATGATGTTTGATATTGACCATTTTAAGGCCATCAACGATACCTATGGTCATTCCATCGGAGATAACGTTTTACGCGAGGTGGCGGCGACCGTCCAGACGGTTCTGGCGGCTAATGATCCCCACGTCAAGTTCTACCGAACCGGTGGCGAGGAATTCAATCTTCTCTTTCCGGGGTATGATGTGGATGCCACCAAGACCATCGTGGATCAGATCTTCACGGCCATCAATCACCTGGAAGTTCCGGCGGGAGATGACGTGGTCCGCCTGTCCGTGTCCGTGGGTGTTTCCGCCATTACGACGGATGACAAGGCGCCGATGGACTTTTACAACCGTGTTGACCGGAACCTCTACCATTCCAAGCGTCACGGGCGGATGCAGATCACGGTGGCCTGA
- a CDS encoding alcohol dehydrogenase catalytic domain-containing protein, whose protein sequence is MKSTIFMEPGKVEVEDIQKPTLQASDDVIIHVVRTCVCGSDLWAYRGLEDKPAHSENSGHEAIGIVEEVGSDITTVKPGDFVIAPFTHGCGHCAACRAGFDGVCQNHTDNFSNGVQAEYIRFQHGEWALVKIPGQPEDYSDAMLNSLLSLADVMATGYHAARVANVKTGDTVVVVGDGAVGLCGVIAAQMRGAKRIIAMSRHADRQKLALEFGATDIVSERGDEAVAKVKALTNDAGADAVLECVGTELSNDTAMKVARPGAIVGRVGLPHEPKMDMTTSFYTNTIIAGGPASVTTYDKQVLLKAVLDGDIHPGKVFNQQFTLDNIEDAYQAMTDRKAIKSLVVID, encoded by the coding sequence ATGAAGTCTACTATTTTTATGGAACCTGGAAAAGTTGAAGTTGAAGATATTCAAAAGCCAACGCTTCAAGCCAGTGATGACGTGATTATTCACGTCGTACGGACCTGTGTGTGTGGGTCCGACCTCTGGGCTTACCGTGGGTTGGAAGACAAGCCCGCCCACTCCGAAAACTCCGGTCACGAAGCTATCGGAATCGTCGAAGAAGTCGGTAGCGACATCACCACGGTCAAGCCCGGCGACTTTGTCATCGCACCATTCACCCACGGTTGTGGCCACTGTGCCGCTTGCCGTGCCGGATTTGACGGTGTTTGCCAGAACCATACTGATAATTTCAGTAACGGTGTCCAAGCCGAATACATTCGTTTCCAACACGGTGAATGGGCCCTGGTCAAGATTCCTGGTCAACCCGAAGACTACAGCGACGCCATGTTAAACTCCCTGTTGAGCTTGGCTGATGTCATGGCAACGGGGTACCACGCCGCTCGGGTCGCCAACGTCAAGACTGGTGACACGGTGGTCGTCGTCGGTGATGGTGCCGTGGGTCTCTGTGGGGTCATTGCGGCGCAGATGCGCGGTGCTAAGCGGATTATCGCGATGAGCCGCCACGCTGATCGGCAAAAGTTAGCGCTCGAATTTGGCGCTACCGATATCGTTTCCGAACGGGGCGACGAAGCCGTGGCCAAGGTGAAAGCCTTGACGAACGATGCCGGTGCCGATGCCGTTCTCGAATGTGTCGGGACTGAATTGTCTAACGATACGGCCATGAAGGTTGCCCGTCCCGGTGCCATCGTTGGCCGGGTCGGTCTGCCTCACGAACCGAAGATGGACATGACCACCTCGTTTTATACCAACACGATCATTGCTGGTGGTCCCGCTTCCGTGACGACTTACGACAAACAAGTTTTGTTAAAGGCCGTCCTGGATGGCGACATTCACCCCGGCAAGGTCTTCAACCAACAATTCACATTGGACAACATTGAAGATGCCTACCAAGCCATGACCGACCGGAAAGCTATCAAGTCTCTGGTGGTTATCGACTAA